In Saccharothrix syringae, the following are encoded in one genomic region:
- a CDS encoding NAD(P)H-dependent glycerol-3-phosphate dehydrogenase, producing MERVAVLGAGSWGTTFAKVLADAGTDVVLWARRPEVADAIDGSRVNADYLPGVVLPENLSATSDAGKALAGAQAVVLAVPSQTLRGNLTAWRDRLPADATLVSLAKGVELGTLKRMSEVIREVASVPEDRVAVVSGPNLAKEIAAGQPTATVIACTDHDRAVDLQHACSTPYFRPYTNVDVVGCELGGACKNVIALACGMAAGLGFGDNTVASIITRGLAETARLGEELGADPLTFAGLAGLGDLVATCASPLSRNRTFGERLGRGDTLAQAQEAAHGQVAEGVKSCSSIRELAERLGVDMPITEGVHRVCHEGLDPRVLTAALLGRERKAERE from the coding sequence GTGGAGCGGGTCGCGGTGCTGGGCGCCGGGTCGTGGGGCACCACCTTCGCCAAGGTGCTCGCCGACGCCGGCACCGACGTGGTGCTGTGGGCGCGGCGGCCCGAGGTCGCCGACGCCATCGACGGGAGCCGGGTGAACGCCGACTACCTGCCGGGCGTCGTCCTGCCGGAGAACCTGTCGGCCACCTCGGACGCGGGCAAGGCGCTGGCCGGCGCGCAGGCCGTGGTGCTGGCCGTGCCGAGCCAGACGCTGCGGGGCAACCTCACCGCCTGGCGCGACCGGCTGCCGGCGGACGCCACGCTGGTCAGCCTGGCCAAGGGCGTGGAGCTGGGCACGCTCAAGCGGATGAGCGAGGTGATCCGGGAGGTCGCCTCGGTGCCGGAGGACCGGGTCGCGGTGGTGTCCGGGCCGAACCTGGCCAAGGAGATCGCGGCCGGGCAGCCGACCGCCACGGTCATCGCGTGCACCGACCACGACCGCGCGGTCGACCTCCAGCACGCCTGCTCCACCCCCTACTTCCGGCCCTACACGAACGTCGACGTGGTCGGCTGCGAGCTGGGCGGCGCGTGCAAGAACGTCATCGCGCTGGCCTGCGGGATGGCCGCGGGCCTCGGCTTCGGCGACAACACGGTGGCCTCGATCATCACCCGCGGCCTGGCCGAGACCGCCCGGCTGGGCGAGGAGCTGGGCGCGGACCCGCTGACCTTCGCCGGGCTGGCGGGCCTGGGCGACCTGGTGGCCACCTGCGCGTCGCCGCTGTCGCGCAACCGCACGTTCGGCGAGAGGCTGGGGCGCGGCGACACGCTGGCCCAGGCCCAGGAGGCCGCGCACGGCCAGGTCGCCGAGGGCGTGAAGTCGTGCTCGTCGATCCGCGAGCTGGCCGAGCGGCTGGGGGTGGACATGCCCATCACCGAGGGCGTGCACCGGGTTTGCCACGAGGGACTGGACCCGCGCGTGCTGACGGCGGCGCTCCTCGGGCGCGAGCGGAAGGCGGAGCGGGAGTGA
- a CDS encoding lysophospholipid acyltransferase family protein, whose translation MAKEKGGFWVGLAAAVFYPATALMARRRDEGAEHVPGTGGALIVMNHVSHLDPVYDAVFTHRRGRVPHFLAKHSLWNVPVLGTVVKGARQIPVYRGTADAQQSLRAAHEALEQGLVVIIYPEGTITRDPDGWPMSSRTGVARLALEHDVPVLPAARWGTRDLYDHYRRKFRPFPRKTVVTKVGPPVDLTAHRSRPQNLALLREVTDLLMGEVKDLLAEIRQEQAPEGFHPGRKV comes from the coding sequence GTGGCCAAGGAGAAGGGCGGTTTCTGGGTCGGGCTCGCCGCGGCGGTCTTCTACCCGGCCACCGCGCTGATGGCGCGGCGGCGGGACGAGGGTGCCGAGCACGTCCCGGGTACGGGCGGGGCGCTCATCGTGATGAACCACGTGTCCCACCTCGACCCGGTCTACGACGCGGTCTTCACCCACCGGCGGGGTCGGGTGCCGCACTTCCTGGCCAAGCACAGCCTGTGGAACGTCCCAGTGCTCGGCACGGTGGTCAAGGGCGCCCGCCAGATCCCGGTCTACCGGGGCACCGCGGACGCCCAGCAGAGCCTGCGCGCCGCCCACGAGGCCCTGGAGCAGGGCCTCGTCGTGATCATCTACCCGGAGGGCACGATCACCAGGGACCCCGACGGCTGGCCGATGAGCTCCCGCACCGGCGTGGCGCGGCTTGCGCTGGAGCACGACGTGCCGGTGCTGCCCGCCGCCCGCTGGGGCACCCGCGACCTCTACGACCACTACCGCCGCAAGTTCCGCCCGTTCCCGCGCAAGACCGTGGTGACGAAGGTCGGCCCGCCGGTCGACCTGACCGCCCACCGGTCCCGCCCGCAGAACCTGGCGCTGCTGCGCGAGGTGACCGACCTGCTGATGGGCGAGGTCAAGGACCTGCTCGCGGAGATCCGCCAGGAGCAGGCGCCCGAGGGCTTCCACCCCGGCCGGAAGGTCTGA
- a CDS encoding cysteine dioxygenase, translating into MFAVPENTVALPPSAAAPHPVRIALDVAARRERWAHLLRYDPDERFAALVERTADQEVWLMSWLPGQHTGLHDHGLTTGAFTVVSGSLTEVVATGGRQVLHHLVAGQSRVFGPDYVHRVRNDGVDPAVTVHVYRDGGRTVRPRRFDPVEGATREERGCAP; encoded by the coding sequence ATGTTCGCCGTTCCGGAGAACACCGTCGCCCTGCCCCCGTCGGCCGCCGCACCGCACCCGGTGCGCATCGCCCTCGACGTCGCGGCACGGCGCGAGCGCTGGGCCCACCTGCTCCGCTACGACCCCGACGAGCGCTTCGCCGCCCTGGTGGAGCGCACCGCCGACCAGGAGGTGTGGCTGATGAGCTGGCTGCCCGGCCAGCACACCGGCCTGCACGACCACGGCCTCACCACCGGCGCGTTCACCGTGGTCAGCGGCTCGCTGACCGAGGTGGTCGCGACGGGCGGCCGGCAGGTGCTGCACCACCTGGTGGCCGGCCAGTCGCGGGTGTTCGGCCCCGACTACGTCCACCGGGTGCGCAACGACGGCGTCGACCCGGCCGTCACCGTCCACGTCTACCGCGACGGCGGGCGCACCGTGCGGCCGCGCCGGTTCGACCCGGTCGAGGGCGCTACCCGAGAGGAGCGCGGCTGCGCGCCGTGA
- a CDS encoding pyridoxamine 5'-phosphate oxidase family protein, with product MTLSPTPRSTIRRGRHHAATERAALHAVLDAALVCHLAVVVDGAPLVLPTGYGRDGDTLYLHGSTGARSLREAATGVPVCVAVTVLDGVVYARSAFDHSMNYRAAVVHGTAVPVTGPEAKLHGLRVLTEHLAPGSWDYARPPTPKEVAATSVLALDLAEASVKIRSGPPGDEDEDVAANERWAGVLPLRAAWGTPEPDPLLVGDWEVPPHVTARSRAPLG from the coding sequence ATGACGTTGTCGCCGACACCCCGCAGCACGATCAGGCGCGGCCGCCACCACGCCGCGACCGAACGCGCCGCCCTGCACGCCGTCCTCGACGCCGCGCTCGTGTGCCACCTCGCGGTGGTCGTCGACGGCGCGCCGCTCGTGCTGCCCACCGGCTACGGCCGCGACGGCGACACCCTCTACCTGCACGGCTCGACCGGCGCGCGCAGCCTGCGCGAGGCCGCGACCGGCGTGCCGGTGTGCGTCGCCGTGACCGTCCTCGACGGCGTGGTCTACGCGCGCTCGGCGTTCGACCACTCCATGAACTACCGCGCGGCCGTGGTCCACGGCACCGCCGTGCCGGTCACCGGGCCGGAGGCCAAGCTGCACGGCCTGCGCGTGCTCACCGAGCACCTCGCGCCCGGGTCGTGGGACTACGCCCGGCCGCCCACGCCCAAGGAGGTGGCCGCGACGTCCGTGCTCGCGCTCGACCTCGCCGAGGCGTCGGTGAAGATCCGCAGCGGCCCGCCCGGCGACGAGGACGAGGACGTGGCCGCCAACGAGCGGTGGGCGGGCGTGCTGCCGCTGCGCGCGGCCTGGGGCACCCCCGAGCCGGACCCGCTGCTGGTCGGCGACTGGGAGGTCCCGCCGCACGTCACGGCGCGCAGCCGCGCTCCTCTCGGGTAG
- a CDS encoding cystathionine gamma-lyase, whose protein sequence is MNSANGRGSGHGERAERAGERGAWGDGTRVVHSAPAAPGQPFLAGPVFASAYHLGGEDTYGRAHNPTWRALEAALGELDGGTAVLFPSGMAAVSTLLRVVLAPGDTVVLPADGYFLTRNLVAEMPVTVLEAPTAGPYPSFEGVRLVLLESPSNPGLDVCDIAALAEAAHAAGALVAVDNTTATPIGQQPLLLGADVVVSSDTKAVAGHSDVLLGHVSTADPDLVERLRSARTTGGAIPGPFEAWLVHRGLGTLDLRLTRQAENAAALYEVLKGHPAVANLRWPGSPADPAHEVAVRQMRRFGGVLTFELADADAVAAFLGRSRLVYASTSFGGLHTSLDRRAQWGDPVPEGLVRLSAGCEDTADLVADVLGSL, encoded by the coding sequence GTGAATTCGGCGAACGGCCGGGGGAGCGGGCACGGCGAGCGGGCGGAGCGGGCAGGCGAGCGGGGCGCGTGGGGGGACGGGACGCGGGTCGTCCACTCCGCGCCGGCCGCGCCGGGGCAGCCGTTCCTGGCCGGCCCGGTGTTCGCCTCGGCCTACCACCTGGGCGGCGAGGACACCTACGGCCGCGCGCACAACCCGACGTGGCGGGCGCTGGAGGCGGCGCTGGGCGAGCTGGACGGCGGCACGGCCGTGCTGTTCCCGTCCGGCATGGCGGCGGTCTCGACGCTGCTGCGCGTGGTGCTGGCGCCCGGCGACACCGTGGTCCTGCCCGCCGACGGCTACTTCCTGACCCGCAACCTGGTCGCCGAGATGCCCGTCACCGTGCTGGAGGCGCCCACGGCCGGGCCGTACCCGTCGTTCGAGGGCGTGCGGCTGGTGCTGCTGGAGTCGCCGTCCAACCCGGGCCTGGACGTGTGCGACATCGCGGCGCTGGCCGAGGCCGCGCACGCGGCGGGCGCGCTGGTGGCGGTGGACAACACGACCGCGACGCCGATCGGCCAGCAGCCGCTGCTGCTGGGCGCGGACGTCGTGGTCAGCAGCGACACCAAGGCCGTCGCCGGGCACAGCGACGTGCTGCTCGGCCACGTCTCCACCGCGGACCCCGACCTGGTCGAGCGGCTGCGGTCGGCGCGCACCACCGGCGGCGCGATCCCCGGCCCGTTCGAGGCGTGGCTGGTCCACCGCGGCCTGGGCACGCTCGACCTGCGCCTGACCCGCCAGGCGGAGAACGCCGCCGCGCTCTACGAGGTGCTCAAGGGCCACCCGGCGGTGGCCAACCTGCGCTGGCCGGGTTCGCCCGCCGACCCGGCCCACGAGGTGGCGGTCCGGCAGATGCGGCGGTTCGGCGGCGTGCTGACCTTCGAGCTGGCCGACGCCGACGCGGTCGCGGCGTTCCTGGGCCGCTCGCGGCTGGTGTACGCGAGCACCAGCTTCGGCGGCCTGCACACGAGCCTGGACCGGCGCGCGCAGTGGGGCGACCCGGTGCCGGAGGGCCTGGTGCGGCTCTCGGCGGGCTGCGAGGACACCGCGGACCTCGTGGCGGACGTGCTCGGTTCCCTCTGA
- a CDS encoding D-alanine--D-alanine ligase family protein encodes MTQRKTKVAVVFGGRSSEHKVSCLSAGSVLPHLDRERFEVVPVGITEAGAWVVGADDTKALEVRDRQLPSVNSLVPVSGGQLVPASPDEVLGDVDVVFPVLHGAWGEDGTVQGLLELVDVPYVGPGVLASAVAMDKEFTKRLLAGAGLPVGEFAVLRRDQDTLAQADRDRLGLPVFVKPARAGSSVGISKVVDWDHLDSAIALARKTDPKVIVEAAVSGREVECGVLEFPDGRVEASVPAELRVVGGAVDWYDFDAKYLDDVCEFDVPALLPEGVARELREMAVAAFRALDCQGLARVDFFVTEDDRLVVNEVNTMPGFTPISMYPRMWAETGVDYPNLLTTLVETAIARGTGLR; translated from the coding sequence ATGACACAGCGCAAGACCAAGGTCGCCGTGGTGTTCGGCGGGCGCAGCAGCGAGCACAAGGTCTCCTGCCTGTCCGCCGGCAGCGTGCTCCCGCACCTGGACCGGGAGCGGTTCGAGGTGGTGCCCGTCGGCATCACCGAAGCGGGTGCCTGGGTGGTCGGCGCCGACGACACGAAGGCGCTGGAGGTGCGCGACCGGCAGCTGCCGTCGGTCAACTCGCTGGTCCCGGTGTCCGGTGGGCAGCTCGTGCCCGCCTCGCCGGACGAGGTGCTGGGCGACGTGGACGTGGTGTTCCCCGTGCTGCACGGCGCGTGGGGCGAGGACGGCACCGTCCAGGGCCTGCTGGAGCTGGTCGACGTCCCCTACGTCGGCCCGGGCGTGCTGGCCAGCGCGGTGGCCATGGACAAGGAGTTCACCAAGCGCCTGCTCGCCGGCGCGGGCCTGCCGGTCGGCGAGTTCGCCGTGCTGCGGCGCGACCAGGACACGCTGGCGCAGGCCGACCGGGACCGCCTCGGGCTGCCGGTGTTCGTCAAGCCGGCGCGCGCCGGGTCGTCCGTGGGCATCTCCAAGGTCGTCGACTGGGACCACCTGGACAGCGCCATCGCCCTGGCCCGCAAGACCGACCCGAAGGTGATCGTCGAGGCCGCCGTGTCCGGCCGCGAGGTCGAGTGCGGCGTGCTGGAGTTCCCCGACGGCCGGGTCGAGGCGTCCGTGCCCGCCGAGCTGCGCGTGGTCGGCGGCGCGGTCGACTGGTACGACTTCGACGCCAAGTACCTCGACGACGTGTGCGAGTTCGACGTGCCCGCGCTGCTGCCCGAGGGGGTGGCCCGCGAGCTGCGGGAGATGGCCGTGGCCGCGTTCCGCGCGCTGGACTGCCAGGGCCTGGCCCGGGTCGACTTCTTCGTCACCGAGGACGACCGGCTGGTCGTCAACGAGGTCAACACCATGCCGGGCTTCACGCCGATCTCGATGTACCCGCGCATGTGGGCCGAGACGGGCGTGGACTACCCGAACCTGCTGACCACCCTGGTGGAGACGGCGATCGCCCGGGGCACCGGCCTGCGCTGA
- the pdxR gene encoding MocR-like pyridoxine biosynthesis transcription factor PdxR, with protein sequence MVETALAVALDRDSAEPLAVQLADALREAAADGRLRSGDRLPSTRALAERLGVSRTVTAAAYEQLHAEGWIAGRHGSGTYVTTTPPGALRSRARRTAVAPAPADVVDLAPGAPWAEGLDRAAWRRAWRAAADVPPLFRPSRAGLPEYRAVVAEHLLRHRGLAVRGGLGEESVLATGGTTAALVELGASVLRPGDVVAVEEPGYQRAVWALRSAGVRVVQAPVDAEGLLVDGVPPGVRGVYCSPAHQYPMGGRMSAGRRVALVERARAEGWLVVEDDYDGELRYDVAPLPLLAALAPDVVVHLGTTSKILTPTLGAGWMVAPEPIAAEVMEHRDRTGTGPSAAGQRVVVELARNGDLGRHLRRLRRELSDRRALLSAAFAEAGVPVLGDDAGAHIVVPLPTAQAERDVLAAARDRGLLLDGLGRHHAGRPRVHGAAIGYSACSRDQLTAAVPELIHLLRAALG encoded by the coding sequence TTGGTCGAGACGGCGCTGGCGGTCGCACTCGACCGCGACTCGGCCGAGCCGCTGGCCGTGCAGCTCGCGGACGCCCTGCGCGAGGCCGCCGCGGACGGCAGGCTGCGCAGCGGCGACCGGCTGCCCTCCACGCGCGCGCTGGCCGAGCGGCTGGGCGTGAGCCGGACGGTGACGGCGGCGGCCTACGAGCAGCTGCACGCCGAGGGCTGGATCGCGGGACGGCACGGCTCGGGCACGTACGTGACCACCACGCCGCCCGGCGCGCTGCGCTCCCGCGCCCGCCGCACCGCCGTCGCGCCCGCGCCCGCCGACGTGGTGGACCTGGCGCCGGGCGCGCCGTGGGCCGAGGGGCTGGACCGCGCGGCGTGGCGGCGGGCCTGGCGCGCGGCGGCGGACGTGCCGCCGCTGTTCCGGCCGTCCCGGGCGGGCCTGCCCGAGTACCGCGCCGTGGTCGCCGAGCACCTGCTGCGGCACCGGGGCCTGGCCGTGCGCGGCGGGCTGGGCGAGGAGTCGGTGCTGGCCACCGGCGGCACCACCGCCGCGCTGGTGGAGCTGGGCGCGTCGGTGCTGCGGCCGGGTGACGTGGTGGCCGTGGAGGAGCCCGGCTACCAGCGGGCGGTGTGGGCGCTGCGCTCGGCGGGCGTGCGCGTGGTGCAGGCCCCGGTCGACGCGGAGGGCCTGCTCGTGGACGGCGTGCCGCCGGGCGTGCGGGGCGTCTACTGCTCGCCCGCGCACCAGTACCCGATGGGCGGGCGCATGTCCGCGGGCAGGCGGGTGGCCCTGGTCGAGCGGGCGCGCGCCGAGGGCTGGCTGGTCGTCGAGGACGACTACGACGGCGAGCTGCGCTACGACGTGGCGCCCCTGCCGCTGCTGGCGGCCCTCGCGCCGGACGTGGTCGTGCACCTGGGCACCACCAGCAAGATCCTCACCCCGACCCTGGGCGCGGGCTGGATGGTGGCGCCCGAGCCGATCGCGGCCGAGGTGATGGAGCACCGCGACCGCACCGGCACCGGCCCGTCCGCGGCGGGCCAGCGGGTCGTGGTCGAGCTGGCCCGCAACGGCGACCTCGGCCGCCACCTGCGCCGGCTGCGCCGCGAGCTGTCCGACCGCCGCGCCCTGCTCTCGGCGGCCTTCGCCGAGGCGGGCGTCCCGGTCCTCGGCGACGACGCGGGCGCGCACATCGTGGTGCCCCTGCCCACCGCCCAGGCCGAGCGCGACGTGCTCGCCGCGGCCCGCGACCGGGGCCTGCTGCTCGACGGCCTCGGCCGCCACCACGCGGGCCGGCCGCGGGTGCACGGTGCCGCCATCGGCTACAGCGCCTGCTCCCGCGACCAGCTCACCGCCGCCGTGCCGGAGCTGATCCACCTGCTGCGCGCGGCACTCGGGTGA
- a CDS encoding LVIVD repeat-containing protein, whose amino-acid sequence MRVIAAVVAVLLGCVTQGTAAAAEPAADRGLPAAARNVELRAALPETEGAVSINFLQYRHREVMFVSGTFGLKSYDVTDLDHPVLLDHLTKRELALPGDDPEQRFWENEDVTVDPRRKLVFLARERSAFGRQVGGERPTGVYFVSAADPARLELMSFAPMGTGHITTCVNDCAYLWTTGYDGTPSTDPDTYRRSGKVFVTDIRDPRHPRTLDTQVDLNRDQGETHMTHDVQVDAAGVAWVAGTGGTRGYYTRGRHRDPLTGRVREATAWDPVPYAGGAAPRLDMPTSFSHNSFRPVGRTLADGPRPSAEHPAGSLLLHTEEAFESPTCKDQGRFVISSLQGSTGGESWRATPEQPFYLKTVGVWSPDDQEGTLPDAFCSAHYFDVHRRIVAYSWYEQGTRFLDITDPANPIQVAYWRPEGAVSFAPYWHRGRVVLADAARGVEVLKLTRGAYDAQATHTKVTLTTSPPDEVVRSAQAPRKRLPLAPDPEYGYACPMVTGRCTPGTACC is encoded by the coding sequence ATGAGGGTTATCGCGGCGGTCGTCGCCGTACTCCTCGGTTGCGTCACCCAGGGCACGGCCGCGGCCGCCGAGCCGGCCGCCGACCGGGGACTGCCCGCGGCGGCCAGGAACGTGGAACTGCGGGCGGCGCTCCCGGAGACCGAGGGCGCGGTCTCGATCAACTTCCTCCAGTACCGGCACCGCGAGGTGATGTTCGTCAGCGGGACGTTCGGGCTCAAGTCCTACGACGTCACCGACCTGGACCACCCGGTGCTGCTCGACCACCTGACCAAGCGGGAGCTGGCCCTGCCGGGCGACGACCCGGAGCAGCGGTTCTGGGAGAACGAGGACGTCACCGTCGACCCGCGGCGCAAGCTGGTGTTCCTGGCCCGCGAGCGCAGCGCGTTCGGCAGGCAGGTGGGCGGCGAGCGGCCGACCGGCGTGTACTTCGTCTCGGCCGCCGACCCGGCGCGGCTGGAGCTGATGAGCTTCGCGCCGATGGGCACCGGGCACATCACCACGTGCGTCAACGACTGCGCGTACCTGTGGACGACCGGCTACGACGGCACGCCGTCCACCGACCCGGACACCTACCGGCGTTCGGGCAAGGTGTTCGTCACCGACATCCGCGACCCGCGCCACCCGCGGACGCTGGACACCCAAGTCGACCTCAACCGCGACCAGGGCGAGACGCACATGACGCACGACGTCCAGGTGGACGCGGCGGGCGTGGCCTGGGTGGCGGGCACGGGCGGTACGCGCGGCTACTACACGCGCGGCCGGCACCGCGACCCGTTGACCGGGCGGGTGCGCGAGGCCACCGCGTGGGACCCGGTCCCGTACGCGGGCGGCGCGGCGCCGAGGCTGGACATGCCGACGTCGTTCTCGCACAACTCGTTCCGGCCGGTCGGGCGCACGCTGGCGGACGGGCCGAGGCCGTCGGCCGAGCACCCGGCGGGCAGCCTGCTGCTGCACACCGAGGAGGCGTTCGAGTCGCCCACCTGCAAGGACCAGGGGCGGTTCGTCATCTCGTCGCTCCAGGGCTCGACCGGTGGCGAGTCGTGGCGGGCGACGCCGGAGCAGCCGTTCTACCTGAAGACGGTGGGCGTCTGGTCGCCTGACGACCAGGAGGGCACGCTGCCGGACGCGTTCTGCTCGGCGCACTACTTCGACGTGCACCGGCGGATCGTGGCCTACTCCTGGTACGAGCAGGGGACGCGGTTCCTGGACATCACCGACCCGGCCAACCCGATCCAGGTGGCGTACTGGCGGCCGGAGGGCGCGGTGTCGTTCGCGCCCTACTGGCACCGGGGACGGGTGGTCCTGGCGGACGCGGCGCGCGGCGTGGAGGTCCTGAAGCTCACCCGGGGCGCCTACGACGCGCAGGCCACGCACACGAAGGTGACGCTGACCACCTCGCCGCCCGACGAGGTGGTGCGGTCGGCACAGGCACCGCGCAAGCGCTTGCCGCTCGCCCCGGACCCCGAGTACGGCTACGCCTGCCCCATGGTCACCGGCCGCTGCACCCCGGGCACCGCCTGCTGCTGA
- the cofC gene encoding 2-phospho-L-lactate guanylyltransferase has protein sequence MRAEVDLVVPVKTLDRAKSRLVGVGPARSALALAFALDTIGAALPAVRTVLAVTSDPAVVLELRALGVESVAGPEGLNEALGFGFDVLRGRDPDSVVGALQADLPALRTAELAAALAAARGRAFCPDRQGTGTTLLLSAPGEPLSPAFGVGSAEAHAASGATPLTGPWPSLRHDVDTAEDLALASTALGVGRRTAALLTPVCG, from the coding sequence GTGCGTGCCGAAGTGGACCTGGTGGTGCCGGTCAAGACCCTGGACCGGGCCAAGTCGCGGCTGGTGGGGGTCGGGCCGGCCCGGTCGGCGCTGGCACTGGCCTTCGCGCTGGACACGATCGGGGCCGCGCTGCCCGCCGTGCGGACTGTGCTGGCCGTCACGTCCGACCCGGCGGTGGTGCTCGAACTGCGGGCGCTGGGCGTGGAGTCGGTGGCCGGCCCCGAGGGCCTGAACGAGGCGTTGGGCTTCGGCTTCGACGTGCTGCGCGGGCGTGACCCGGACTCCGTCGTGGGCGCGCTGCAGGCCGACCTGCCCGCCCTGCGGACCGCCGAGCTGGCCGCGGCCCTGGCCGCCGCGCGCGGCCGGGCGTTCTGCCCCGACCGCCAGGGCACCGGCACCACCCTGCTGCTCTCGGCCCCGGGCGAACCCCTGTCCCCCGCCTTCGGCGTCGGCTCCGCCGAGGCGCACGCCGCCTCGGGCGCCACCCCCCTGACCGGCCCCTGGCCGTCCCTGCGCCACGACGTGGACACCGCCGAGGACCTCGCCCTGGCCTCCACCGCCCTGGGCGTGGGCCGCCGAACCGCCGCCCTCCTGACCCCGGTCTGCGGCTGA